The stretch of DNA ATCTTAAAGTTTGGTTATTGTAAACATCTTAAGAAAACACCAAACTTTACTGGGGCACATACTCTTGAAAAAGTATACTTTATGTGGTGTTCAAAGTTGGTCAAGGTACACCCATCAATTGGATGTTTGGAGAGACTTGTCAAGTTAAGTTTTAGCTGTTGCAATAAACTCAAGGTTCTTCCAAGTAGCATTTGCAAGTTAAAATCacttgaatatttatatttaagtgAATGCGAAAAACTGAGGGAGCTTCCAATTGACTTGGGAAAATTAGAGCAACTAAGAGAGTTACATGCTTTTGGAACTGACATCTCACATATACCATTTTCTTTGGGATGTTTGAGAAATCTAAAGGAACTGGATCTGGGTCAGCACACTGAGAGATCACGTGATGGTTCTGTTTTTTTTCCACCTTTAGTTGCAAATTCGTGCTCCTTTGAAGTTATTGAGAATTTGACCTCATTGGTATATTTAAGTTTATCAGGAAGAATTTGTAATCTTCAAAGCTTATCCTTTCACCTTTGTCATCTTTCAAACTTGAAAGTTCTCTACTTGGAGGATTTCCAAAATCTTAGAGTACTCGTAGAACTTCCTCCTAGTTTGGTGAACCTCTTTGNTTACCCTTCCGCCTTTGTCATCTTTCAAACTTGAAAGTTCTCTACTTGGAGGATTTCCAAAATCTTAGAGTACTCGTAGAACTTCCTCCTAGTTTGGTGAACCTCTTTAGAGTACTCGTAGAACTTCCTCCTAGTTTGGTGAACCTCTTTGCAAGAAATTGTGTCTCATTGGAAAAAATAGTAACTATATCAAACTTGAAGAAACTTGAAGAGTTGGATCTTGAAAACTGTGAAAGTTTGGTTGAGCTTCCAAACATGGAGAGTCTTTCATCCTTAAAAAAGCTTAACATAAGGAATTGCAATGCTTTGAGTATTCGTGATAACTATTTGCATGAAGAAGATTTTCCAATTGCTCTTAGGAGTTTGTCCTCCTCGTTGAATGAAATAGATTTAATGGGGAGTTATTATCTTCAAAGTTTACTATTATGCCTTTCCCATCAATATTCCAATTTGGAGAGACTCTTCTTGGACGATCTGCAGAATCTTAGATCACTTCCACAACTTCCTCCTAATTTGAGGTTACTCTCTGCAAAGAATTGTGTTTCATTAGAAAAAGCAGATGTATCCAACTTGAAAAGACTTGAATGGCTAGATATTCAGAATTGCAAAAGTTTGGTTGAGCTTTCAGGCTTGGAGAGTCTTGAATCCTTCCTATTTCTTGGGATAGCAAATTGCAGTTGTTTGAGGATTCCTCCGATTGAAAAGTGGTTCAAGGttagttaattttatatatatgttcccTTCATCTCAATCTgatattatattagaaaatatgatAATAGCTAGTTATGgtattattaattgttatattgtatgtatgtattccgTAATGTAGGTACATAGTAACTATATTTATGTGGTAGTACTTGGCCGGGGTAGAATAAACTGCCATTTTGGAGTCCTTGAAATCCTGCTGAATGTGATTGATCCCAGTGAAATTGATGGTGGTAATAGAATTGATTTGAGTGTGAGAAGCAAAAGCAGTGGTGCTAATTGGATTCTAATGGAACCCAAATATAAGCAAAAGCTGTTGTGGTGCTTGTTTGACGTTCCAATGACAATGATGGGAGAAGTATTGGAGGTGTATGTAGAAGTCCATGATTGGCAGAAGATATTTTGTGTAGGTGAAATACATAGAAACAGAGAAGGGGAGGTGCGTTTCTTTCCATCCCCAAGGGGATGCATTCCTTCCTATAATAAGGAAGATGGAGagaggaagaggaaaaggaagGTGGAGATAGGTAGAGGCGGACAGAGGGATTTCCTTCCAATCACAAGGGGATTGATTCCTTGTTTTATGATTAGACAATTATCGACACGACCCATTAACACGACATTGAaaccggacacgaaaataacgggttagtttTTAGCCTTAACCTATCCCGtgtcgttaacgggttgacccgttaaagACCTGTTAGgtttcgtgtcttaacgggtcaacccgtttaacccattaagaacccgtttaatccgttaatattatcgtgttaacgGGGTTAACACGAACCTGTTAATAACCCGCTATGAACCATtgttataatgttattttacttatttaacCCGCTATGAACCATtgttataatgttattttacttatttaataattaatataaaaggaaattaaaaactaaaaagccTAAAAGACTTAGAATTTGGAAAGTTATATTTATTCAAGTGGGAATTTACATGGTTTCTGGTTTTAGCTCAATTCTTACCGTGAAATTGTCAAAGGCTTCAAGAATAAACCTTAGATCTCCAAATACTCCCTTGAACTCTTGAAGGCTGAACTGTTGATGCTTTACAAATAATCTACTCCATAATACTTTGATCGTCACTACTTACGGTAAGTTCATAATACTTACAATtctgtatgtttaatttctttgtatGTAATATGAAGCTTTCGGCTGTCATTGCAAactgtaatttatatatatatatatattagatccATGTCTCCATTTGTAAACTGTATtatatgcattattatatttaatatatattgtatgcgTTTGTAAACTgtattatatacattatattactatttataagtttatttatattatatattatagatttACATATTGGAATCTGGGATTAGGGAGTTTTTCAATTTTACCTACTGCTAGTCATTATATTGtttagaaatttatatatattaagatttacagattatagatttatagtttattttgatGGATTGAAGTGTaggttatatatttttaaatatatataactttatttcaaattttgtgtgtgtgtatatatatatatatatatatatatatatattaatattaataggtttagcgggtttaaacgtGTTTCGTGTTGACACGACCCGAAATTtattaacaaaacgtgtctatcgtgtccGTGTTAAGAATTtcaacccgttaaccttaacgtgtcgtgtccGTGTTTAGtcttatcgtgttcgtgtcgttatcgtgtcaacccgttaacgaacccgtatacacgaattgccaggtctagtTATGACCCAGCTGGGACAAGATGGACAAaggaagaggaaaaggaagGTGCAGATAGACAGAGGCGGCATATCTATCCGGCAGAGGCGGTTATAATCTTCACCTTTTAATTTGCTGCAAAAAGGccccattattattatagtaacTTGTAAGTATATCCACCCTTCACACTTCACCACACTTCTTTAACATCTACATCTTTTCTTGTTTATTGAAtgtcattttaatatttatttattatttataatttacgaATGAACCGACACTGTAATATTTGAATtatcacatttttttatattttatttattttgattgaagcgtaattaactaattaaaaatatgacTTCACTTACTTTCATTTTTCATCCTATTTTACATCATATTTTTATGCTTCAAATTTAGTGATTAGGTTCAAAGAGCTTTTATTTGCTTTTGTGTGTGTGGACAGGtacaatttaatttgatcaaagcAATTAACAGTGATTTTTATACCATTTGGATGGAGATGGAGTCAATGATGGGAGAAGAATTGAAGGTGTATGTAGAACTCCATCCTTGGCAGAAGATAATTTGTGATtatctctctctccccctctctctctattaTAAAGTTCCACTGAATGATTAAAACGATGACTTCAAGTTCATATTTGGTCTTAGTTTATCTCATATTTAACTTTGTTTTTATGCTTAAAATGTAGTGTTTGTGTTCAAATTAAAAGAGCTTTtatttgctttgtttgtgtAGACAGGTACAATTTAACTTGATCAGAGCAATTATACATGAGTGGTTTTTATACCATTTGGATATGGATGGAATCAATTGGATGATGGAAACAAAAGGGATcggagataaaaaaaaaaaaaattgaaccacAAAGCCTCAAGTCAGACTGCATGTCAAGATTTTGCTTTAAGTATGTAATTAAAACATTTGCCTGTTGCATTATTCCAACGTTTTCGAGGCATGAATTTGTTTATATGTTTTCGATGGACTTTCGTTTTGGTCACTGCAGGCAATGGATCGGAGTTGATTGGTATCACTACCAGAAAGCAAAGCCAGTGGTGCCTCAGCAAGTAAATATCATAATATATTTATGCTATTGTAggttattttatatgtaattagctaacaactaattttaccaaatacattTTACAATTAGCTAATACTATGTCAAACCAACTAACTTAATAAGCTAACTCAATAAGATATCAGCTATCCGCTAATTGTTATATGGAATCCAACAATGCAGGCATGTTGTGAAGGTGACAGTGTCAAGATTTCGCCTGATGAAGTGATACATTTGTCAGTTGCATTGTGCCAACGCTTTCGAGGCATGGATTCATTTATATGATTTCGGTGGGCTTTTGTTTTGGTGACTGCAATGGAGTTCGTATCGCTACGAGAAGCAAAACCAGTGGTGACTCAGCTTGGGTTGGAGATGAATGCtgtgtggagaagaagaagaagtatgGAAGAGTTGATTTTGAGGTGGCACTGTGGCAGTAATGGTGGGGAAGTAGTGGTAAGTGTTTGCAATAATCAAACTAGTGGTCTTCTCTTACAAGAATCATGTTTCACCCCACTCGATTATCTTTTGagacttttttcttttcttttttaatccaTGTGTATTGCAAATTTGTGCTCCTTTGAAGTTATTGAGAATTTGACCTCattgaaatatttaaatttattaggaAGAATATCTTCAAAGCTTACCCTTCCGCCTTTGTCATCTTTCAAACTTGAAAGTTCTCTACTTGGAGGATTTCCAAAATCTTAGAGTACTCGTAGAACTTCCTCCTAGTTTGGTGAACCTCTTTGCAAGAAATTGTGTCTCATTGGAAAAAATAGTAACTATATCAAACTTGAAGAAACTTGAAGAGTTGGATCTTGAAAACTGTGAAAGTTTGGTTGAGCTTCCAAACATGGAGAGTCTTTCATCCTTAAAAAAGCTTAACATAAGGAATTGCAATGCTTTGAGTATTCGTGATAACTATTTGCATGAAGAAGATTTTCCAATTGCTCTTAGGAGTTTGTCCTCCTCGTTGAATGAAATAGATTTAATGGGGAGTTATTATCTTCAAAGTTTACTATTATGCCTTTCCCATCAATATTCCAATTTGGAGAGACTCTTCTTGGACGATCTGCAGAATCTTAGATCACTTCCACAACTTCCTCCTAATTTGAGGTTACTCTCTGCAAAGAATTGTGTTTCATTAGAAAAAGCAGATGTATCCAACTTGAAAAGACTTGAATGGCTAGATATTCAGAATTGCAAAAGTTTGGTTGAGCTTTCAGGCTTGGAGAGTCTTGAATCCTTCCTATTTCTTGGGATAGCAAATTGCAGTTGTTTGAGGATTCCTCCGATTGAAAAGTGGTTCAAGGttagttaattttatatatatgttcccTTCATCTCAATCTgatattatattagaaaatatgatAATAGCTAGTTATGgtattattaattgttatattgtatgtatgtattccgTAATGTAGGTACATAGTAACTATATTTATGTGGTAGTACTTGGCCGGGGTAGAATAAACTGCCATTTTGGAGTCCTTGAAATCCTGCTGAATGTGATTGATCCCAGTGAAATTGATGGTGGTAATAGAATTGATTTGAGTGTGAGAAGCAAAAGCAGTGGTGCTAATTGGATTCTAATGGAACCCAAATATAAGCAAAAGCTGTTGTGGTGCTTGTTTGACGTTCCAATGACAATGATGGGAGAAGTATTGGAGGTGTATGTAGAAGTCCATGATTGGCAGAAGATATTTTGTGTAGGTGAAATACATAGAAACAGAGAAGGGGAGGTGCGTTTCTTTCCATCCCCAAGGGGATGCATTCCTTCCTATAATAAGGAAGATGGAGagaggaagaggaaaaggaagGTGGAGATAGGTAGAGGCGGACAGAGGGATTTCCTTCCAATCACAAGGGGATTGATTCCTTGTTTTATGATTAGACAATTATCGACACGACCCATTAACACGACATTGAaaccggacacgaaaataacgggttagtttTTAGCCTTAACCTATCCCGtgtcgttaacgggttgacccgttaaagACCTGTTAGgtttcgtgtcttaacgggtcaacccgttt from Ipomoea triloba cultivar NCNSP0323 chromosome 7, ASM357664v1 encodes:
- the LOC116025179 gene encoding uncharacterized protein LOC116025179 isoform X4, with the protein product MEFVSLREAKPVVTQLGLEMNAVWRRRRSMEELILRWHCGSNGGEVVEEYLQSLPFRLCHLSNLKVLYLEDFQNLRVLVELPPSLVNLFARNCVSLEKIVTISNLKKLEELDLENCESLVELPNMESLSSLKKLNIRNCNALSIRDNYLHEEDFPIALRSLSSSLNEIDLMGSYYLQSLLLCLSHQYSNLERLFLDDLQNLRSLPQLPPNLRLLSAKNCVSLEKADVSNLKRLEWLDIQNCKSLVELSGLESLESFLFLGIANCSCLRIPPIEKWFKVHSNYIYVVVLGRGRINCHFGVLEILLNVIDPSEIDGGNRIDLSVRSKSSGANWILMEPKYKQKLLWCLFDVPMTMMGEVLEVYVEVHDWQKIFCVGEIHRNREGEVRFFPSPRGCIPSYNKEDGERKRKRKVEIGRGGQRDFLPITRGLIPCFMIRQLSTRPINTTLKPDTKITGTI
- the LOC116025179 gene encoding uncharacterized protein LOC116025179 isoform X3 — translated: MEFVSLREAKPVVTQLGLEMNAVWRRRRSMEELILRWHCGSNGGEVVEEYLQSLPFRLCHLSNLKVLYLEDFQNLRVLVELPPSLVNLFARNCVSLEKIVTISNLKKLEELDLENCESLVELPNMESLSSLKKLNIRNCNALSIRDNYLHEEDFPIALRSLSSSLNEIDLMGSYYLQSLLLCLSHQYSNLERLFLDDLQNLRSLPQLPPNLRLLSAKNCVSLEKADVSNLKRLEWLDIQNCKSLVELSGLESLESFLFLGIANCSCLRIPPIEKWFKVHSNYIYVVVLGRGRINCHFGVLEILLNVIDPSEIDGGNRIDLSVRSKSSGANWILMEPKYKQKLLWCLFDVPMTMMGEVLEVYVEVHDWQKIFCVGEIHRNREGEVRFFPSPRGCIPSYNKEDGERKRKRKVEIGRGGQRDFLPITRGLIPCFMIRQLSTRPINTTLKPDTKITAQFLP
- the LOC116025179 gene encoding uncharacterized protein LOC116025179 isoform X1, with the protein product MEFVSLREAKPVVTQLGLEMNAVWRRRRSMEELILRWHCGSNGGEVVEEYLQSLPFRLCHLSNLKVLYLEDFQNLRVLVELPPSLVNLFARNCVSLEKIVTISNLKKLEELDLENCESLVELPNMESLSSLKKLNIRNCNALSIRDNYLHEEDFPIALRSLSSSLNEIDLMGSYYLQSLLLCLSHQYSNLERLFLDDLQNLRSLPQLPPNLRLLSAKNCVSLEKADVSNLKRLEWLDIQNCKSLVELSGLESLESFLFLGIANCSCLRIPPIEKWFKVHSNYIYVVVLGRGRINCHFGVLEILLNVIDPSEIDGGNRIDLSVRSKSSGANWILMEPKYKQKLLWCLFDVPMTMMGEVLEVYVEVHDWQKIFCVGEIHRNREGEVRFFPSPRGCIPSYNKEDGERKRKRKVEIGRGGQRDFLPITRGLIPCFMIRQLSTRPINTTLKPDTKITGFKNKP
- the LOC116025179 gene encoding uncharacterized protein LOC116025179 isoform X5 — protein: MEFVSLREAKPVVTQLGLEMNAVWRRRRSMEELILRWHCGSNGGEVVNLRSLPQLPPNLRLLSAKNCVSLEKADVSNLKRLEWLDIQNCKSLVELSGLESLESFLFLGIANCSCLRIPPIEKWFKVHSNYIYVVVLGRGRINCHFGVLEILLNVIDPSEIDGGNRIDLSVRSKSSGANWILMEPKYKQKLLWCLFDVPMTMMGEVLEVYVEVHDWQKIFCVGEIHRNREGEVRFFPSPRGCIPSYNKEDGERKRKRKVEIGRGGQRDFLPITRGLIPCFMIRQLSTRPINTTLKPDTKITGFKNKP
- the LOC116025179 gene encoding uncharacterized protein LOC116025179 isoform X2, which translates into the protein MEFVSLREAKPVVTQLGLEMNAVWRRRRSMEELILRWHCGSNGGEVVEEYLQSLPFRLCHLSNLKVLYLEDFQNLRVLVELPPSLVNLFARNCVSLEKIVTISNLKKLEELDLENCESLVELPNMESLSSLKKLNIRNCNALSIRDNYLHEEDFPIALRSLSSSLNEIDLMGSYYLQSLLLCLSHQYSNLERLFLDDLQNLRSLPQLPPNLRLLSAKNCVSLEKADVSNLKRLEWLDIQNCKSLVELSGLESLESFLFLGIANCSCLRIPPIEKWFKVHSNYIYVVVLGRGRINCHFGVLEILLNVIDPSEIDGGNRIDLSVRSKSSGANWILMEPKYKQKLLWCLFDVPMTMMGEVLEVYVEVHDWQKIFCVGEIHRNREGEVRFFPSPRGCIPSYNKEDGERKRKRKVEIGRGGQRDFLPITRGLIPCFMIRQLSTRPINTTLKPDTKITDRYNLT